The stretch of DNA aaaatcctatatctagttataagcgttgctaagaaacatatatatacctgattgataaacacgatgagggagagaagacgtgacaacagtgacggagatgaagacagagagacgatcagggaggaatggaggatgatatagtagcagtattagcttgtgtttgtgtttgtagcgtatagcagaataaagcaatatgttgttcttaagattttcataatattaataacaacggttattgagtctacaaccgttgttaaaacgtattaaaaacgggttctaatataaccgttgtgattacttttcactaatttggcgccaaaccattaacaacggttaaaatttaaccgttgttattagttttttcattaacaacggttgtttaagtatgacccgttgttaaaaccaataacaacggttaacaacacataaccgttgtaattaagtttggtaaaattcgcggaataaattctacaacgtgttttgatgattttcgtgaataagcgttgttaaagggccgttgtggttgcctgtatttgtagtagtgatagtgTACGTGAATTAGATGTGACGAACAATATTTCAGTACCTTCAGTTGGTTAGCAAATCTTTGGCGCTGTACTGCAGGATCATTTAATTCAGTGTATGCATCACAGACCTGACGATTTTCATACAGATAAAAATAATATTTTAGAAACTAAAAAATGCAATTTGCAGCCAGTGAGCTTTTATCGGAATTGGCACAAGTGACAGAAACGTTCATCTCCATACTTCATGCTTGTTCACTAACAATTCAAACCGGTCAGTGAGGCCTAGCTTTGATTTGTGCCACTTAGCTAAAGAACTCATTATTTCTGGTTGATTAATGAGAAAAGTGGGATTAACACAAGTACCCTCTAAAAAATGTCCCACCAGCTGCAAGCACAACAGTAAAGAATAAGCATTCCAGGAATACGACAATAACGGAGTCAACGCGTAGCAGTAGCCATTGTTCAAAAGGTTAGAGGCTGCATCTAATAAGAAACGGTGCATAAACAAAGAAACAATTGAAAAGCATGCATCATTGCATTAACTTCAGAAAAGAACAAAAAAGCAGAATTCCAAGATTAAAAATTCCGGCACAAGCAGTTTCATTCGGATTGGAAGTTTGGCACAAAACAGTGCGCTGCAACTTCAGATTCCAATAAGCAAAATTCTGACCAGAGAAGCATAAGCTTTTTAACAAGGGCAGCAAAACAGAAACCAAAAAAGTGTCCATTCAGAGTGAAGGCAAGAGTATCAgataaaaattggaaaaaccGCTAAAGCTTACTTTATCTAACAAACGAGTTGTTGTCTGTGGTGGTGGGCATTTCACGTCATATTTCACACACGCATCTATCAAATATTTATTCGCTTCTTCGCTAGATAGGTCCTTCAGAAAATTCAGCTTTGCCATTTTTTCTAATTCCTCTATCATGTCTATCCGTCTTCAGCAAAGTAGGAATATCATGAGAGCTATCTGCCTACACAATCATATCAACAGGAGAGAAGCCAAATAGACCATTACTACGGTCTATGACCAATGTCCAAACCTGTACGGAGGACTAAAATCGATTATAATCGGATCCTTATCTTGCCCATTAGAATGATACTTAACAGTATAACCACCTGTCAATTCTTTCACCATTCCTATCAAAATAAACTCGTTAGATTTGTCAGATTTAAAAGAGAAGACATCGTCAAAGTTAAGATATAAAAAATGCTCACCACTCAACATCTGCTACATAAGCTCCATCAAATCATTATAATCAGCAAATGCCATATAAAACTCGCAAGTGGTAAACTCAGGATTATGTGTCAAGTCAATGCCCTCATAAATTGTTTACCAATCTCATAAACGCGGTCAAGACCACTAATAACAAGATCCTTCAGATAAAGCTCAGGAGCAACACGCATGTACAAGTTCATGGTAAGGTTATTGTGATAGGTCACAAATGGACATGCAGCTGCACCCCCAGGAATCCTATTCATCATTGGTGTTTgaacgaacgaaaaaaaaaatacaaaaacttttaacaattaaaaaatgaCCTATATCACATATAGAGTCCATTAACACTGAAAAGCTCTCTAATTCATCAAAGGCACAACCGTCTAGCTCAAGTCACTCTCAAGTCTCAATTATCCACATGAGTACTCGACAACCAGCATACCAACCAGTGTGCTTACCCACTTATATATGTGAAGAAACTAACGTCAAAGATAGTATTTCTACCTTACCAGATCAAAGTTTGTCCATCCATAAAAACAGTGAATAGCTGGCACTAAAGAGATGGAAAATGAATAGACATCTTACTGGGTTTCCGGGCCATCCAAAAGCTAACTTTGCAAAGTTCCATATTCTAGGACGGTTTCACATTTATCTCAGCAAACGCCAACCTACAACATTCATAACTATTCCATAAAATAGTACTcctaagaagaaaaaagaaaataatCAAATTAAAGCTCGAAAGCTTCGAGCATAATTCGATTCCGAACTCAATTGAACATTTCTCAACAGACCAACAAATGAATAACACAAAGAAACCACAAACTCAAACAAGATTCAAACTTTTTCAAAAGTGTCCGTGAATTACTAATGTATACAAGGTAAATATTGATAAAACAAAGATACACACAGAAAAATTGACATCAGTGAAAACTAAAAACGCCACGAGAATTTTATTACCTTGTGAGTCTAACGCAAGCTTTAGCAAGAACAACATCAACTTTATCACCCCTCTTTCTTTTCATGCTTATTGAAGCTGCACAAGTAGTTTTGCTCACCATAATTAATCCCATAACAATATTAAAAatatgaaaacgaaaaaaaaaacaaaacaaataaagttgATATGAATTGAGGGAAAAAAACTCGAACAGGACCTAATATCAATCATGTTACAACTACACAAACAGTAGAAAGCCCAAACTAATTCAAAATCAAAAAGTAAATAAAAACTCAAACATGACCTAATACCAGATCAATCTGAATCAGACAATAACGATGCAATTAAACAACTTCACTTATCACAGTGCATCCTAAGAAACACACTACTATACAAAAACATGCAATCAGACATCATGGATCAGAAGCTTTAAGCTTTCTACTAACTGTGCACTAAAATTTCTACGAATCTTAACATTCAACAAACATGACATTTTTTTGGGGGTTATTTCATGAATGAACCGACAACTTGCAACTACACAATAGTAAAAGCACAAACCaatccaaaagaaaaaaaatgactCGGAAAAAACAACAAAATTAAATCAAACAATCAAACTAACAAATTGTTATTAGGGCCAAAAAATCGTAAAAATGTGACGAAATTAAATTTTAAAGAGGCGATACTAAATTATCAAATGACATAACATATACGGAGTAAATGAGAAACCACAAGACgactacaacaacaacaccatcaaatcatca from Silene latifolia isolate original U9 population chromosome 10, ASM4854445v1, whole genome shotgun sequence encodes:
- the LOC141609231 gene encoding lysine--tRNA ligase-like, translated to MLSGEHFLYLNFDDVFSFKSDKSNEFILIGMVKELTGGYTVKYHSNGQDKDPIIIDFSPPYRRIDMIEELEKMAKLNFLKDLSSEEANKYLIDACVKYDVKCPPPQTTTRLLDKLVGHFLEGTCVNPTFLINQPEIMSSLAKWHKSKLGLTDRFELLVNKHEVWR